A single window of Acidobacteriota bacterium DNA harbors:
- a CDS encoding 3D domain-containing protein — protein sequence MTLGVAAGFVSLYQTTAPDSRTAASETSIVETTVLPQAGSRMEFTATAYCKGQTTASGVGVRTGVAAADPALLPVGSVVRLETPNPRYSGVWTVMDTGPAVRGRTVDLYLWSCKEALVFGRRPVRLTVLRLGWNPQNSIPGMVDTLFRKREAESKRPVAPAEAPAPAAPAPTIPSPEGTRQD from the coding sequence GTGACGTTAGGTGTCGCGGCGGGATTCGTGTCTCTGTACCAAACCACCGCGCCCGATTCCCGGACCGCCGCCAGCGAGACCTCGATCGTCGAAACCACGGTGCTGCCACAGGCCGGCTCGCGGATGGAGTTCACGGCCACGGCGTACTGTAAGGGCCAGACGACCGCCTCGGGCGTGGGCGTGAGAACCGGCGTAGCGGCGGCCGACCCGGCGCTGTTGCCGGTCGGGAGCGTCGTGAGGCTCGAAACGCCGAATCCCCGGTACAGCGGCGTCTGGACGGTGATGGATACCGGTCCGGCGGTCCGCGGACGTACGGTCGATCTCTATCTGTGGAGTTGCAAGGAGGCGCTGGTCTTCGGCCGGCGTCCGGTCAGGCTGACCGTACTGCGCCTCGGGTGGAACCCGCAGAATAGCATTCCAGGTATGGTGGATACGCTGTTCCGGAAACGCGAGGCCGAGTCGAAGCGCCCGGTGGCGCCGGCCGAGGCCCCGGCTCCGGCCGCTCCGGCCCCCACGATCCCCTCCCCAGAAGGCACTCGGCAAGACTGA
- a CDS encoding carbon starvation protein A, with translation MHALYVLLPALCIFAIAYRYYSAFLATKIWMLDDARKTPAHTKFDGANYYPTTKWVMFGHHFAAITGAGPLVGPMLAAQFGYAPGFIWLVAGCCIAGAVHDSMILWASTRRGGKSLPDIIKQEISPTIGLVSAVTIIFILIVALAGLGVAFVNALADSVWGTFTVAMTIPLGMFMGFWMYVWRKGRIQEATILGVIGLLVALWAGEPISRSDSWFASLFHLSRTEIVVALGVYGFAASMLPVWLLLSPRGYLSSFTKIGTIFLLAIGVIIVNPELKMPALSEFAGGGGPIIPGPLFPFCFITIACGAISGFHSLISSGTTPKMIDKETDIRPVGYGAMLIEGVVGVMALIAAASMAPGDYFAINTSPEVYSNLIFQGQQLSPVHVPAVEAAVNETIVGRTGGAVSLAVGMALIFSSLPGMGAMIAYWYHFAIMFEALFILTTIDSGTRVGRFLLQELMGRVYKPMANPNNLAAGAVATLLMVLSWGYFIYTGQINTIWPMFAVGNQLLGAVALAVATSIMVNTGRQKYLWVTLVPLSFLSVNTMYGGFLNVRDNYYPLAVGANVDRNIEGWILTICTVVMMGLAVVILGAAAQKWASVLNGGPVPATAEVNG, from the coding sequence ATGCATGCCTTGTATGTGTTGCTCCCCGCGTTGTGCATTTTTGCCATCGCGTATCGCTACTACAGCGCGTTTCTGGCCACCAAGATCTGGATGCTGGACGACGCCCGCAAGACTCCAGCCCATACCAAGTTCGATGGCGCGAACTATTACCCCACTACCAAGTGGGTGATGTTTGGCCATCACTTCGCCGCCATCACCGGGGCGGGACCGCTCGTCGGCCCCATGCTGGCCGCGCAGTTCGGCTATGCCCCCGGCTTCATCTGGCTGGTGGCCGGGTGCTGTATTGCCGGCGCGGTGCACGATTCGATGATCCTGTGGGCGTCAACCCGCCGCGGCGGCAAGTCGCTGCCCGACATCATCAAGCAGGAGATCAGCCCGACCATCGGCCTGGTCTCCGCGGTCACGATCATCTTCATTCTGATCGTGGCGCTCGCCGGACTGGGCGTCGCGTTCGTGAACGCCCTCGCCGACAGCGTGTGGGGCACGTTCACGGTGGCCATGACCATCCCGCTCGGCATGTTCATGGGCTTCTGGATGTATGTGTGGCGCAAGGGCAGGATCCAGGAAGCCACCATCCTTGGCGTGATTGGCCTGCTGGTCGCGTTGTGGGCCGGCGAACCCATTAGCCGGTCCGATTCGTGGTTCGCGAGCCTGTTCCACCTGTCGCGCACCGAGATCGTGGTCGCCCTGGGCGTCTACGGCTTCGCCGCGTCGATGCTGCCGGTGTGGCTGCTGCTCTCACCCCGCGGCTACCTCAGCTCGTTCACCAAGATCGGCACCATCTTCCTGCTGGCCATCGGCGTGATCATCGTCAATCCCGAATTGAAGATGCCGGCGCTCAGCGAGTTCGCGGGTGGCGGCGGCCCCATCATCCCGGGTCCGCTGTTCCCGTTCTGCTTCATCACCATTGCGTGCGGCGCCATCTCGGGCTTCCACTCGCTGATTAGCTCCGGCACCACGCCGAAGATGATCGACAAGGAAACCGACATTCGTCCGGTCGGCTACGGGGCCATGTTGATTGAAGGCGTGGTCGGCGTCATGGCGCTGATCGCTGCCGCGTCGATGGCTCCTGGCGACTACTTCGCCATCAACACCTCGCCCGAGGTCTACTCCAACCTGATCTTCCAGGGCCAGCAACTCTCGCCGGTGCACGTGCCCGCGGTGGAAGCCGCCGTGAACGAGACCATCGTCGGCCGCACCGGCGGCGCCGTCTCGCTGGCCGTCGGCATGGCGCTGATCTTCTCGTCGCTCCCCGGCATGGGCGCGATGATCGCCTACTGGTATCACTTCGCGATCATGTTCGAGGCGCTGTTCATCCTGACCACGATCGACTCGGGCACGCGCGTCGGCCGGTTCCTGCTGCAGGAGTTGATGGGGCGGGTGTACAAGCCGATGGCGAATCCCAACAACCTGGCCGCCGGGGCGGTCGCCACGCTGCTCATGGTCTTGTCATGGGGCTATTTCATCTACACCGGGCAGATCAATACGATCTGGCCCATGTTCGCCGTCGGCAACCAATTGCTGGGGGCCGTGGCGCTGGCAGTCGCGACCAGCATTATGGTCAACACCGGACGGCAAAAGTACCTGTGGGTGACGCTGGTGCCGCTGTCGTTCTTGTCGGTGAACACCATGTATGGCGGCTTCCTGAACGTCCGCGACAACTACTATCCGCTGGCGGTCGGCGCCAACGTGGACCGGAACATCGAAGGGTGGATTCTCACCATCTGCACCGTGGTGATGATGGGGTTGGCGGTCGTGATCCTCGGCGCCGCTGCCCAGAAGTGGGCCTCGGTGCTGAACGGCGGTCCCGTGCCGGCGACGGCCGAGGTCAACGGCTAA